CGAGATCGAGCGCGCCGGGCAGTTGTACCACATGAGCTGGCCCGGCATTGCGCTGCTCGACCACGATGGGCAGATGGCGGTCGCCGCCGCAGCGCTGCTCTACCGTGGCATTCTGCGCAAGATCGTCGCCAATGACTTCGACGTATTTACGAGACGCGCGCATCTTTCGGCGCTGGAAAAGATCGCCATGCTGCCGACGATTCGCTATCAGGTGCAACGCTTGCGGTCTGGTCATACCGACCTGCCCTGCTAAAAGGCATTCCTGGCGAAGATCCACAGCCGCCAGCGCGCTAGCGCAGCCGCGCTCGATCCTGGCGGTATTTTGCGACCGCCTCAGCCCGGTTGCGCGCCTGGAGCTTGCGCAGAATATGCTGCACATGCTTTTTGGCCGTCGACTCGGCAATGACCAGCCGATCGGCGATCTGTCGGTCGGTCGCGCCCTCAGCGAGCAGATCCATCACCTCGATCTCACGATCCGTCAAGCTGGCAACCGGCGAAGCCTCGGCGTGGCTGGCGCGCTGAAAATGAAACAGCGCCCGCGCCGCTGTCTGCCGCGACATCGCGATTTGCCCATCGATCACACCCGCAATCGCGCGTACCAGTGCATCCGGCTCGATGTCCTTAGTCAAGAAGCCAAAGGCGCCCGCCCGCACCGCCGCGACGATTAGATCGTCGTTCGCGGCGATCGTGAGGATCACCACGCGCGTTTGAGGTAGCGCCTGCACCAGCTGTCGCGTGACTGTGATACCATCGATGTCCGGCAGGTTCATGTCCAGCACAACAATGTCGGGCACCAGCTCAAGCGCCAACGAAAGCGCGCCGGTGCCGTTTGCCGCCTCGCCAACGACGGCAAGCTGCGGATGTTCATCGAGGACATCGCGCACAACCCGGCGGAAGAGACTGTGATCGTCGACGATCAGGACACGGCTACACAGCTCGGCCTTCATGGGGAATGCGGTATGCTGGTGGATAGGACGAGAGCTGGCCGATGCCTGAATGCTCATGCCAGCCAGGGTAGGGAGGGGGTGCAGCATAGCAACCTCATTCGGAGCAACGAATACATCAAGGGCCTTCCGTAGTGTGCCATCAGGCCGGGGCGAGTGTCATGCGGGTGTCATGCGGGTGTCATGTCGGGTGCCCTCTGGGCATGGCGCCCCACATGATACCCGGCGCGGGCGTCCCCCAAGTATTCCCCGTTCCGATGCAGAATCGGCTGGTTCCCGCACAGGCTCCTCGAGCCCGCACGAGAAACGAAGGATTCACTTAAAGAAACTGAAAAACATGCTTAACGATACGGCTGGATCTTCAAATATGAGTACAACATGCATGTTCATCAAGCTGGGCGGCTCGATCCTTACCGACAAGACGCAGCCCGAAGCACTCGACACCGCCACGCTGCACACCGTCGCGACGACGATCGCGGCCACACTGCGGGAGCAGCCCGAGCTGCGGCTCTTGATCGGCCACGGCGGCGGCTCGTTCGGGCATTACTGGGCGCAGCAGTACGGCACGCAGCATGGCGTCCATGATGCCCTGGGCTGGCAGGGCGTGGCGCGCGTTGCCGACGCGATGGGCCGCCTCAACCGGATCGTCGTTGCCGCGCTGCTGGAGGCCGGAGTCAGCGCCGTAGGCGTACAGCCGCTAGCATCGGCGAGCGCGGAGGGCGGCACGCTGCGCGAGCTGGCGCTGCCGGTGATTGAGCGGCTGCTGGACGTGGGGATCGTGCCCGTGGTGTACGGCGATGTGGTGCTGGATCGTCTTCAGGGCGCGGCGATTATTTCAACCGAGCAGCTCTTCGCCTATCTCGCGCCTCAGATCCAGCCCCGACGGATCGTGCTGGTCGGCGAGGCCGGAGTCTACACCGCCGATCCCCGCCATGATCCCACCGCCGTGCGGATCGCGCAGATTAGCGCTGCCAACATCGAGACGGTGCTGGAGCAGACGGGCGCGTCGCACGGCACTGATGTCACCGGCGGCATGGCCGCCAAGGTCGCGCAGATGTGGAGCCTGGTACAGTCGGTGCCAGGGCTGGACGTGCTGCTGATTGGCGTGGAGCCGACGGCCCTGCGGCGCGCGCTGTACGGCGAGGCGATCGACGCGGGCACGCTGATCAGGCGCTAGGACATAGCCACTGCCAGGGCTGACTATTGCGTCGCCCTGGCAGTGATTACGCCGCCTTTTTACTCAGGTGCCCACGGCGAAGGCGTCAGACCTCCTTGCCGCAGACGCTTTAGCGGCTCGTCGCATACAGCGCCGCGATCTAGTCTAGCCCGAACTCGCCCGTGTTCACATACTCCATCGCCAGCATCGACCAGAAATCGATCGCCAGTCGATTCAACACGTAGTCATACGGCAGCCACCCGTAGCCGTGATCGCCCCAGGTGGTGCCCCAGGAATTGCGCAGCAGGAGCGCGCCCTTGGTTTTAATGTTGTGCTGCGTGTTCGTGATCACGAGGGTATCGTCGTAGCCAACCGCAGCGACCGCATGGCCCCAGATGGCGCGCTCGCTCGGACCCGGATAGGGGAAGCCACCCGTGACATCCGCAGCGCCGAACGACGGGAAGCCGAAGAAGCCGAACATCGAGGGGATTCCTGCGGCGAGATAGCGCTTCACGCTTTCAAGCACCGCCGCCGGTTGGAGGTTCTGGCCCAGCGGATCGTGGGCAAAATACCTCAGGCACTCGTAGTTTTCGGCCAGTGCATAGACGAACGACGACGGCTCCTCGTCAAAGGTCCGCTCGTGACTCGGGCCGGGCTGTGTGCGATCGGTATAGGGCCAGTATTTTTCCGGCGGCACGCCGCACAGCCGCAGCGCGCCCATCGTGTAGCGCAGCCAGCTTCCGGTATCACCTGCGACGCCCATCAGGTTGCGCGTCGTCTTGTACACAAAGAGCCGCGAGCCGTCCAGGTGCTTTCCAAAGGCGCGGCGCTCGAAGTACTCGACGATCCCGACCGCCGCATGAGCGGTGCATGAGCCGAGCCTGCCCTGGTTTTCGATCGGAGAGCACCACTGGCGCAGATCGACGATCGTCGGCAAGGTAGCCAGATTGCCCCGCATCATCGGCGCGATCTTTAGCGCCTGTTGAATCTTGGCAATCTCCGGCTGCTCCGTCGTATAGTCCCGCATATCGGGAACCGGGGGCAGCCAGCCCGTGCCGACAACTGCGCCGGTTTCCGGCACCTCGATCTTTGCATTGAAGACGGGCGTGAACGCTGGCGAGGGGAGCGGCGTTGGTTCTATGCGAAGGTCTTTTTGAGCTGCGACGTCTTGGACGACCATAACATACCTCCTTGTATGTTGCCGAAGCTTAAGCCATCAGCTCACGAGAGGTTAGAATCGGCACCTCCTTTATGTCTTACTGGTGAACAACAACAGCAAAGGTCTGTTGCTCGGCAGGCGGCGTTTCTTTTTCCCAGGGCCGGATATACTTCAAGGCGATCGAGGTTTCGCCCTGACCAACCGCGCGGAATGTCCACGCCTCTGTGCCGCCTGCTCCGGGCAGCACGGTAGCTGGCGGCTGGTACTCCGACCCCTCTAGCTTCACGATCGACTCGTCTACCGGCTGGGCTAGCTGCCACTGGTAGCCGGTGCTTGGGTTGGACTCAAGCCTGATTGTGAACACCTGCCCAAGCGCCACGTCGACCGGCTGTGCCGGATCACGAAATACTGGTACTGGTTCCATAGTTGCCGAACCATGAGGTGATGACTCTGGCGTGTTGCTTGCCGGGACGAGCTGTTGACTACAGCCTGTCAGCAAGAGGACCAGAGCAATGCGGATCACAAGTGCGCGGACTGACATTCTTATGCGCCAGTTCATACTGGTAGCACGTCCAATCTGTTGGATCGTACCGACATATCATCGAGCCGCCATGCGGCATCTTCGTCGAGCCGTACCGCCACACTAGATCTTCGGCTCATCCGTACGCCCGATGCTATCGATACATGCGCGTGGCTTTGTCATCGTTTGAACGCCAAACCTGAGAAAGAGCGAAACCACATCATCTGAACTGTGCTGGTGGAGATTCTGTGCCTGTTTAGGCTACATCAACGATGCCCTGTTGTGCGTAGCGACTCGTTAACGGGCCGGAGAGATCTCGTTACACATGCCGCATCCAAGATCGGGATGCCTCGTGCTCGATACGGAGCGTTGCTGCCAATACAACAAGGAGCCTGCGAGCGTGCAGGCTCCCTTTCGCTTGTGCTGTACCGGGTTCTAGTGTTCTGCCGCGAGCGTCGTGATCGTCGGAATGCGGTTCCACATCCAGAACGAGATCGGCATCAAGATGAATGTCAGCGAGAACGCCCAGGCAATAATTGACCAGACCAGCGAGGCCCACCAGCCGATCAGCACGAACCAGATCGCGCGCAGCGCCAATGGCTGCTGAGGACTCATCGGGCGCGCATAACGATAGGGCTGGCGTCCGGGCTGATGATGTAACGTTGTTACCTGCGGGATCGCGTTCAACATCATAAGGCCCACCGGCAGCCCAATCAGCGTCAGATTGAAGAGCCAGGCGAAGATCGTCCAGACCAGGCCAAGCCACCAGCCGATCAGGAAGAACCAGATCGCGCGCAGCAATAGGTTGGTG
The nucleotide sequence above comes from Herpetosiphonaceae bacterium. Encoded proteins:
- a CDS encoding protease inhibitor I42 family protein translates to MEPVPVFRDPAQPVDVALGQVFTIRLESNPSTGYQWQLAQPVDESIVKLEGSEYQPPATVLPGAGGTEAWTFRAVGQGETSIALKYIRPWEKETPPAEQQTFAVVVHQ
- a CDS encoding isopentenyl phosphate kinase, yielding MSTTCMFIKLGGSILTDKTQPEALDTATLHTVATTIAATLREQPELRLLIGHGGGSFGHYWAQQYGTQHGVHDALGWQGVARVADAMGRLNRIVVAALLEAGVSAVGVQPLASASAEGGTLRELALPVIERLLDVGIVPVVYGDVVLDRLQGAAIISTEQLFAYLAPQIQPRRIVLVGEAGVYTADPRHDPTAVRIAQISAANIETVLEQTGASHGTDVTGGMAAKVAQMWSLVQSVPGLDVLLIGVEPTALRRALYGEAIDAGTLIRR
- a CDS encoding response regulator transcription factor yields the protein MLHPLPTLAGMSIQASASSRPIHQHTAFPMKAELCSRVLIVDDHSLFRRVVRDVLDEHPQLAVVGEAANGTGALSLALELVPDIVVLDMNLPDIDGITVTRQLVQALPQTRVVILTIAANDDLIVAAVRAGAFGFLTKDIEPDALVRAIAGVIDGQIAMSRQTAARALFHFQRASHAEASPVASLTDREIEVMDLLAEGATDRQIADRLVIAESTAKKHVQHILRKLQARNRAEAVAKYRQDRARLR
- a CDS encoding C1 family peptidase; its protein translation is MVVQDVAAQKDLRIEPTPLPSPAFTPVFNAKIEVPETGAVVGTGWLPPVPDMRDYTTEQPEIAKIQQALKIAPMMRGNLATLPTIVDLRQWCSPIENQGRLGSCTAHAAVGIVEYFERRAFGKHLDGSRLFVYKTTRNLMGVAGDTGSWLRYTMGALRLCGVPPEKYWPYTDRTQPGPSHERTFDEEPSSFVYALAENYECLRYFAHDPLGQNLQPAAVLESVKRYLAAGIPSMFGFFGFPSFGAADVTGGFPYPGPSERAIWGHAVAAVGYDDTLVITNTQHNIKTKGALLLRNSWGTTWGDHGYGWLPYDYVLNRLAIDFWSMLAMEYVNTGEFGLD